In Anas platyrhynchos isolate ZD024472 breed Pekin duck chromosome 19, IASCAAS_PekinDuck_T2T, whole genome shotgun sequence, the genomic window cccaatgaaacaaaaacacctgGTAAGTTGTTAAGGTTACATGATGTAAGGAATCTGTCCATCTCTGTGCAATACAATGAAGTACCAATTCATGATATCATTTGTTAGGTGCCATGGAACATGAGCTGGTGCTTCACCAGCTACGATGTAACGGTGTGCTGGAAGGGATCAGAATTTGCAGGAAAGGATTTCCCAGCAGAATACTCTATGCAGACTTTAAACAGAGGTCAGTCTTCACTTAAGCCACCCTCCATCATATCCTTGCCAAACAGTTTGCATTTACTAACCGTTTTAAATTCTGTGGGAGTTATGGGAAGATTCACAGTAACTACTTTTGGCATATAAAAGTCTGTTGTCTGAGTTGATCATCCAGTTTCTTTCAATAGCTAGCTAGAAGAAAAGACATTTCCAAAGGGCAATtagttcctttcctttcctttcctttcctttcctttcctttcctttcctttcctttcctttcctttcctttcctttcctttcctttcctttcctttcctttcctttcctttcctttcctttcctttcctttcctttcctttcctttcctttccttcccttcccttcccttcccttcccttcccttcccttcccttcccttcccttcccttcccttcccttcccttcccttcccttcccttcccttcccttcccttcccttcccttcccttccactcCCTTCCACTCCCTTCCACTCCCTTCCACTCCCTTCcactcccttcccttccactcccttcccttcccttccactcccttcccttcccttcccttcccttcccttcccttcccttcccttcccttcccttcccttcccttcccttcccttcccttcccttcccttcccttcccttcccttcccttcccttcccttcccttcccctcccctcccctcccttcccttcccttcccttcccttcccttcccttcccttcccttcccttcccttcccttcccttcccttcccttcccttcccttcccttcccttcccttcccttcccttcccttcccttcccttcccttcccttcccttccactcCCTTCCACTCCCTTCcactcccttcccttccactcccttcccttccactcCCTTCCACTCCTTCCCTTCCACTCCCTTTCActccctttcccccctcccttttccctcctctcctctcctctcctctcctctcctctcctctcctctcctctcctctcctctcctctcctctcctctcctctcctctcctctcctctcctctcctctcctctcctctcctcatttttttcatttttttcttttcttctgttataaaacattttttaattaattatccGTAAAGAATGTTGACTAGCTTGGACTTCATTAACTTCTAGATAGCAAAGTAGGATGACTTGAAGCCATCAGCACACAACTGTGAATCAAGCagctacaaaatattttagactAAATTGTTGGAAAACCAAATAATATCAAAAGGTCTTGCttctttgttgggttaaaaactggctggatagccgggcccaaagagttgtagtgaatggagtcaaatccagatggaggccagtcactagtagtgtcccccagggctcagtactggggccagtcctctttaatatctttattgatgatctggatgaggggatcgagtgcaccctcggTAAGTTTGAAGATGACACCAAATtaggtgggagatgtggtggtcaggagctgtcttgggcagagtgaccacaagatggtagagttctctattcttggcaaaGTCAGGAGGGGGATCAGTAAAACCACAGTCTTCGACTTCTGGAGGGCATGCTtggagctgttcaggacactggttagcagagtcccttgggaggtggttctgaagggcagaggagtccagggaggctgggcactcttcaagaaggaaatcttaatggctcaggagtggtctgtccccacatgccTAAAGATGAGCTGGCgcggaagaagactggcctgactgaacagagagttgtggcttgagcttaggagaaaaaacagggtttataatctttggaaaaaagggcaggccactgaggaggactataaggatgttgcaaggctgtgcagggacaaaattagaaaggccaaagctcatctggagctcaaactGACTACttccgttaaagataacaaaaatgtttttataaatacatcaacacaactaaggagaatctccagcctttactggatgcggggggaaactttgttacaaaagatgaggaaaaggcggaggtgcttaatgccttctttgcctcagtctttagcagcaagagcagttgttctctggatacccagcaccctgagctggcggaaggggatggggagcagaatgtagccctcactatccacgaagaaatggttggtgacctgctacggcacttggatgtgcgcaagtcgatggggatccacccgagggtattgagagaactggcggaggagctggccaagctgctttccatcatttatcagcagtcctggctatcaggggatgtcccagttgactggcggttagcaaacgtgacgcccatctacaagaagggccagagggtagacccagggaactataggccgGTCaatttgacctcagtgccagggaagctcatggagcagattatcttgagagtcatcacatgGCAtttgcagggcaaccaggcatggatttatgaaaggcaggtcctgcttgacgaacctgatctccttctatgataaaGTAACGCACTGGGTAGaggaggaaaaacttctttaccgaaagggttgtgaagcattggaatgggctgcccagggaagtggttgagtcgccatccctggaagtcttcaaaagacgtttagatggggtgcttagtgatatggtttagtggaggacaaGTTAGTGTTAGGTCGGAGGttgaactaggtgatcttgaaggtctcttccaaccaagacgacgattctgtgattcttgctCTGTATCAGCTGGAAAACGCTCCAAGAGTATGTACTGACACTTTttagtgaagaattttttctcATACccacacattttttcttgcaCATAGCGTTCTCATTTGAAGATaactctttaaataaaaagacatgGGAAATATGCCAGTAGTTACCCATGGAAATCTGTATTCATTCTTTGTCAAGGATTTCGGGACGAAGGAAAGTGCAAGTTTTACTCTAAAAACATTTACCCATGGAAATATCATTTCTAAGCAAAAGAGTAAAGTTCAGGCTTATTCACTTCTCATCCACTCATGGCCACTCTGCAGAGAATCTTAACAATGGAATCAGTTTGTACAGGCTTGAATGAGCTTTCAGGAAGCTGTTCTTCATATTCTACTTCCTCTCATAGGTACAAGGTGCTTAATGCCAGTGCTATCCCAGAGGGACAATTCATTGATAGCAAGAAGGCTTCTGAGAAGCTCCTCGGATCTATTGATGTGGATCACACCCAATACAAATTTGGTCACACCAAGGTATAAATACTTATTGACTTAAATAGTGTGTATCTGTACTTTGCAGTACCTGACAATTATGTGCTGCGACCATTTCCTTTCTCAAGGTGTTCTTCAAAGCTGGGCTGCTGGGACTGCTGGAGGAGATGAGGGATGAGAAGCTGGCACAGCTCATCACTCGCACACAGGCTAGGTGCAGAGGCTTCCTGATGAGAGTGGAGTTCCAGAAAATGATGGAGAGGAGGTAGATACATACAGTTATTTGGCTTGCTGGGCCAATCCTCCTAACATACCAATGGTgtgaacaaaactgaaaacgAGCTCCTTCTCAATGAAACTCATTTATTTGTTATTAGTTCATTTCACCACTATGaatggagacaaaaaaaaaaaaaaaaaaaaaaaaaaaaggaaaaaaaaaaaaaaagaaagaagaagaagaagaaaagacctTCTTTAAATTATGTCACTCTTTGTAgtaatttttgctattttctatAAGTGGCTAAATTCTGTAAATGTCCAGAATTCAGATATATAGGCCATGTAAGCTGGTCATGTCCAAAATCTGGACTTCAAAACTGTCCATATAGGTTGGCCATCACTACATCACAATAGGATATTTGCTTCctatatacataaaatataatatatatatatgcctgtATGTACGTAATTCATTATATAGAGGATTGTCACTATAAAGTATTACATATAGAACAGTCACTACATATTatacatatttgtatatataagTTAATTCTGTAATATACATTCAAAAGTATAAAACATACTTTCTTTACCTTTCAGGGACTCTATATTCTGTATCCAGTACAATATACGTGCATTCATGAATGTTAAACACTGGCCCTGGATGAAGCTGTTCTTCAAGATCAAGCCCTTGCTGAAGAGTGCAGAATCTGAGAAGGAGATGGCAAACATGAAGGAAGAGTTTGAGAAAACCAAGGAAGAGCTTGCAAAGTCCGAGGCAAAGAgaaaggagctggaggagaaaatGGTTTCCCTgcttcaggagaaaaatgatCTACAGCTCCAAGTGCAGGCAGTGAGTGTTGCTAATGCTTTTGGCTCATAATGCCCCATGTAAAATAATCCATATATCTTGGTAACAGACACATTATTACAAACCAGTATTATTTTGAACAAcatataaagaataaaataggaaggaaaaacatagaaaagctaagctggaataaataaatattaagaaatttTCAAGTCGTTATTGCAGCTTGTTCCATGCACTTTTAAATCAAGAGAGAGCTAATCCATTTCCAGTTAGTAAACCTTACTGCTTATAGTATATTGTTTTAAATCATATATGACAACTTAGAGCAGCAATTATTATGTCTTTATGTAACCTTATTTACTATATAATTTTGATATGTTATCATCTGATGAATGAAGTTAGTCTGGATGTCCAACTGATACCCTGATTTGGGGAATTACAAATGGATTCTATTGGAGTAAGTAAGAGGAGCTGGAGCGGAAGGTATTTCTACAGCATTTCTCATTCCTGCCTCTTCACCAAAAACAGTGATGAAAGTGGGGAAAGCTAATACTTTCTCCATGGAAAGGCAGGGAGAAGAAAGTAGTGAAAATCAACTGCATCTTGATTTTCTCAATTACAGGAAGTTACATGTCAGATAAATATATCTAGGTGAGATAAAACCCAGACTAGCCATCTTGCTGAGCCATAGGAAGCCTTCTGCCTGGATGGCATCTCTGCTCTTTGTTAGAACCATAAGGAAAAGAACATGgagtacaaagaaaataaaggttaCTTCTCCAAGGACTTCAAAGTTTCCATGTTAGAATGCCGGCAAATTAGGGCAATTTGTACTGGCTAAACACCAGTCTCCTTTCCAAACTGTTCTTCCTGACCACAACGGCTACACATATGTCTGATGCAGTTGATGCCTTTGGAACAGTGATCTTAACACAAAATTTTCCCCAAACTAAAAAATTTGTATTAAAGATGAATTTATGCTAAGTAAATTATTTTGTGAGATTTATAATAAGCATTTCTCAGCAGAATGCTGGAGTGCTTAGCATTTGAGTTTTAAATGCCGGATGATGAGAAATCTGCCTACATGGTACTCTAATGATTTCAGAACTCTATTCCATTCATAGATCCAGTGCAATGTAACActaataaaatttatatatatacatatatatatatccttagCACCTattactatactatactattcatatttcatcttttatttttatatactatTCATCTTTTATTACTATACTATTACATAGCACCTGTCTTCAGGGCTGGAGGCATTCCAAAATAAAtggtataaaaaataataaatcaaaaaataaaataaataaactcttATGATAAGGAGTTCTAACTTGAAACATCATTATGAAACcgctttgaaaataaaaataccttcctttaaaaaaaaaaggagaaaaaataatggctGACATACAAacagaattttgaaaaataattcattctaATGAATCATTGCAGGAAGCTGATGGTTTAGCTGATGCTGAAGAAAGATGTGATCAGCTCATCAAAACTAAAATCCAGCTGGAAGCCAAAATTAAGGAGCTGACAGAGAgagcagaagatgaagaagagatGAATGCTGAGCTGACTGCCAAGAAGAGGAAACTGGAGGATGAATGTTCAGAGCTGAAGAAAGACATTGATGACCTGGAGCTAACCTTGGCCAAggttgaaaaggaaaaacatgccACCGAAAACAAGGTATGAGGCAGAAGACGTCAGTCATACTGTGCTATTATGGGAGTCTTGTACCTACTTGCTTTAATTACACTTGCTCCTTCTCATCAAAGGTGAAAAATCTCACAGAGGAGATGGCATCCCTGGATGAGACCATTGCCAAGCtgacaaaagagaagaaagcccTCCAAGAGGCCCACCAGCAGACACTGGATGACCTGCAGGCCGAAGAGGACAAAGTCAATACATTGACCAAAGCAAAAACCAAGCTGGAGCAGCAAGTGGATGATGTAAGCACATGTGCCTCCAGCGAGACAGGACAGGTATGGAGTTCAACCTGCCTGGTATTAATGGTGGTGTTGTGTTTAGCTGGAAGGGTCCCTGGAGCAAGAGAAGAAACTGCGCATGGACCTTGAAAGGGCTAAGAGGAAACTTGAGGGAGACCTAAAGATGGCCCAGGAATCCACAATGGATTTGGAAAATGATAAGCAGCAGCTGGATGAGAAACTGAAGAAGTAAGTGTGGTTGTGGGACAAATAACATGGATTTACTATGTACTTTTATTCAGGTGTTAACGGTGTATGCTTTGTGCAAAGGAAAGACTTTGAAATCAGCCAGATCCAGAGCAAAATTGAGGATGAGCAAGCCCTGGGCATGCAATTACAGAAGAAGATCAAGGAGCTGCAGGCAAGCCTCTGTTCCTTCCCTTCAGCCCTTCAGAAGGACATCAGTACAAGTAGGGCATGGGTGTGAAGGGTCTTGCATTTTCCCTAGGCCCGTATCGAGGAACTGGAGGAGGAAATTGAGGCAGAGCGAACCTCTCGGGCAAAAGCAGAGAAGCACCGTGCTGACCTCTCCAGAGAGCTGGAGGAGATAAGCGAGCGCCTGGAAGAAGCCGGAGGGGCTACAGCAGCTCAGATTGAGATGAACAAGAAGCGTGAGTCAGAATTTCAGAAGATGCGCCGTGACCTCGAAGAGGCCACGCTGCAGCACGAAgccacagctgctgccctgcgGAAGAAGCACGCAGACAGCACAGCTGAGCTTGGGGAGCAGATCGACAACCTGCAACGAGTCAAGcagaagctggagaaggagaagagtgAGCTGAAGATGGAGATAGATGACTTGGCCAGTAACATGGAGTCTGTCTCCAAAGCCAAGGTGCTGAAATACATCTTCACAGTAGTTCAAACTTAATCAAgtattcatattttattatttaagttaatcatattttaaaatacacagtaGTTCTTTACCACTTGATGTTGTGTTTACATTCTTTAATAGTGGTATAATAATTATTCCTTTTTCTGAAAGACATATATCTTTAGCTGAAGCACCTAACCTAAGGATCTATAGGCTGTCATTGGATGTGTCACTATATGTTTGCTTGGTTCAAAATTCTTGGTTCTCACTGTTTGGTTCACAATATTATACTGAATAATGCTGACGTTAACagttttttagcttttttttccaactaGAAATTGCTCCTACcctacatttcttttttcttcctatttttcttcTACTCCTGTAAATACTTCAATTATGTAATCTGTAAGTGACAAACAGAAATGCCCCCGTTACAGTGTGCCATCATCTTGTATTTCAGAAACTGAGTGCATGTAAATTAAATGTACAGATATTGGAACTGGAGATGCAAGTTTTATAGAACTGAGACATTTTGACTCTCTTTGAACTCTCTTCATGAGAATTCAGATTCCCAGTAATTGTGTTGAACCACCAATTATCCTTCATTCTGTTCATCATGTAAATAGGCAAATTTGGAGAAGATGTGTCGTTCCCTAGAAGATCAACTCAGTGAGATTAAAACAAAGGAGGAGGAGCAACAACGCACAATTAATGACATCAGTGCTCAGAAAGCTCGTCTACAAACAGAATCTGGTaagacatttatattttttaagagaacattgtaaataaataaataaataaataaataaataaataagggctTAAAAAGGGGGGTTTAAAAAGGGATCACAGAGACCTGGAGTCTTGGTGAAAACCATGATAAACAAAAGCCAGAAATGTGTTCTTGTGGCAAAGAAGGCCTACAAAACCCTGAGCTGCATTaggagtgttgccagcagatgaATGGAGGGTGATCCTTCCCAGTTCTGCAGCACTGGTAAGGTCATACCTGGCATTCCGTGTCCAATGCTAAGCTCCCCAGTGCCAGAGAATTGTACATATTCACAAGCAAGTCTAGTACAGAACCAATTATATAGTTAAGGCATTCTAGATTGAAGGAAGAATTCATCTCTCTCATGAGCTAGACTTCATCCCTCTGCTTCACAGGAGAAAATCAGGAGATGCTGGGAATATATACCTTGGCACATGCACCATTTAGTATTCATGTTGTAAGCTTGAAGTGACCACCAATCTTAGTGCAAATGTAAAGCAAAAATGCTCAGATATCAACAAAGGGGAAATGATGTATCTCATGTACTGCCTcttaaatgaatatttaattcagAGATATATATAAGGATCAGTGACTAATATTCAatgaatagaataaaattttgtTTAACAAAATAACTTTCATACTCATTTGATTATCAAGGTTAATAGGGTTTTAAATGTCATATAGAGGTTCTCTTACTCAGTGTAGAAATGATCCTTCTGGGCACCTGGCCAGTCCAACACAGATGTGAGAAatgtaagaagaaaatatatgtaatatgaTCATGTAATGTAATAAGATCAATAAGTGtatgtaataataaataaaatacataaatgtatgtaataaaattaatgtaataaatTGATACAAAAATTATGGACTAAGATCAAAATGTAATAAGGAGAAATATGTGTAATAAGATCATAAGCTTTTGTGAGCTCTCCTAAATACACCGTCAAAGCTCTAACTATGCGGAACACTGCCATCAATGAGAATGAAAGGCCTATGTATCTGCAAACTTTCCCAGGTGAATATTCGCGCCAGGTGGAGGAGAAAGATGCTCTGATTTCTCAGCTATCAAGAGGCAAGCAGGCATTCACCCAACAGATTGAGGAACTCAAGAGGCACTTAGAAGAAGAGATAAAGGTGAGTAGGCTTCCAAATTCTGTCTTGTCCACTGGATTTTTCCTCACCAAAATGTGAATCAGACACATATGAGATTACAGAGACACCAtgctgagaggggaaaaaaaacacaaactcttAGTTCATTCAGTGCAATTTACCTTTGCTCCCTGATACCTACCGTCTATCCATTAGATTTCCATTTTGCAGATTCCCAACTCTCCCGTCCTCATTCAATACGTTGCCATCATTCTTATGGGAGAATAATATTTCAGTCAGGACATTTACACATTTCCAAGGAGATTTCTATTCCTTGACCCACTACTATTTTTCTCCCAGGCCAAGAACGCCTTGGCCCACGCCTTGCAGTCTGCTCGCCACGACTGTGACTTGCTCCGGGAACAATatgaggaggagcaggaagcaAAGGGAGAGCTGCAGCGTGCCCTGTCCAAAGCCAACAGTGAAGTGTCCCAGTGGAGAACCAAATATGAGACAGACGCTATTCAGCGCacggaggagctggaggaggccaAGTGTGTGGGGAAAGTGGGGAAGGCTGAGAGAAAGTAACAATGGAAATTTCAGGAGACCACTATAATAGTGTCAGGAAGAATCCAATGCTGCACTTTGGGGTGGGGTGGCAGGAAGAGGGAAAATATAACCAAGAGAGAATATGCACTGAGCAAAGCAGAAGCACCAAAGCTCTTCAGACGCAGAATAGAAGAGTGACCAGTGCTAGAGTGAATACCAGAGTGAACAGCAGAGAGTGACTTGCTAGAGCCCAGCATTCAGACACGGAAATACTATGACTGTCTAGAAGAGATCTTAATCTCTGTGTAAACGGGGATCACACAGTGCAAAGTGGCCAAGTGTGCTCTGTGAGCACAAAGTGGCCAAGTGgctgtatgttttgtttgtttgtttgttttttaatgagaacTTGCTTTCTCACTGGCAACTGTGCTTACCACCTCCCAGGAAGAAACTGGCACAGCGCCTGCAGGATGCAGAGGAACATGTTGAAGCCGTCAACGCCAAATGTGCTTCCCTggaaaagacaaagcagaggctgcagaaTGAGGTGGAAGACCTGATGATTGACGTGGAGCGATCAAATGCTGCCTGCGCAGCTCTGGACAAGAAGCAGAAGAACTTTGACAAGGTATTCTGGCCTCTGGCCCTGTGCTTCCTGGGCAGGGCATCTCCTCACAATTGTCACATCCATACTCACGCCCTGTTGCTCCTCAGATCCTGGCAGAGTGGAAGCAGAAGTACGAGGAAACACAGGCTGAGCTGGAAGCTTCCCAGAAGGAGTCTCGCTCTCTCAGCACGGAGCTGTTTAAGATGAAGAATGCCTATGAGGAGTCCCTGGACCACCTGGAAACACTGAAGCGTGAGAACAAGAACTTGCAGCGTAAGTTGCTGGTCCTCTACTCCTGGCAGAGCTTTCTCACAACCGTGTCTGACTTTCCACATGTTTTTTTGCCTCCAGGTCTGCAAAGATGCCTGTTGCTTCGGTGTGGCAGGACACTTCCCCTTTTGCCCTGTGTATGAAAATGCTGTTCATCTTTGTTTCCACAGAGGAGATTTCTGACCTCACAGAGCAGATTGCAGAGGGAGGAAAGGCAATTCATGAGCTGGAGAAAGTCAAGAAGCAGATTGAGCAGGAGAAATCagaacttcaggctgctctggaGGAAGCAGAGGTAGCTGGCATTGTTAATTTCTGTCTTACAGGTCTTGGATCTCGATCTCATTATAAGCAGTGTGAAGTCATTCCAGATACAAGAGGATAAGAATGCTTCTATAAAACTGTAGAGATATCATCAGAAACATTGCACTTTGCTTTACTCAGAGCTTGAGGTTCAATATTTTTCACATAAGTATTTAATTTGCATTCATTCCTGTACAGGCCTCCCTGGAACATGAAGAAGGAAAGATCCTTCGCATCCAACTTGAGCTCAACCAGGTCAAGTCTGAGATTGACAGGAAGATAGCAGAGAAAGATGAGGAAATTGACCAGCTGAAGAGAAATCACCTCAGAATTGTGGAGTCCATGCAAAGCACCCTGGATGCTGAGATCAGGAGCAGGAACGAAGCCCTGCGGCTGAAGAAGAAGATGGAGGGAGACCTGAATGAAATGGAGATCCAGCTGAGCCATGCCAACCGCCAGGCTGCAGAGGCACAAAAGAACCTGAGAAACACACAGGGAGTGCTCAAGGTCTATCGAATTAAAGATGCTCATAGACAAGTCTTAGCTAAAATTTTCTGTTCCAGAGGACTCTGGTCTGCTTATAATTTCTTTCACTTGTACTGCAGGATACCCAGATACACTTGGATGATGCTCTCAGAACACAGGAGGACCTGAAGGAGCAGGTGGCCATGGTGGAGCGCAGAGCAAACCTCTTGCAGGCTGAGATTGAGGAGCTGCGGGCAGCCCTGGAGCAGACGGAGCGGTCACGGAAAGTGGCTGAACAGGAGCTTCTGGATGCAAGCGAGCGTGTGCAGCTCCTCCATACCCAAGTCAGTGATCaaacatatttaatatttatatttctgctCCATACAAAGGAAGTACCTGGAGACTAGTTGTGTAACAACATTTAGTTAGTTATAAGTAAGTGTAGTTAGTAGTTATAAGTAACAGCATTTAGTAAGTTATATGTTGCAAAGGTCACAGTATGGATAAGAAATACTAAAAGTGAGTTTTCAGCCTCAGAAACAAGATGGAATTCATTAGACTATAgcagagatttattttaaaagtaataaattaaGAGGAGAATCGGAGGTTCATGCCCTATTGCTTCTGTAAGTTCACTACCTTTCCTACATCTGAGATTGTAAAGTCACACTTAGGTTGATGATTATGCTTATCACAGGAATTATGTTCAAACAGGAATACACTAATACTGTCCTTAACATCTTTTAGCAAAGTTAGTGTAAGTATTCTGTAGAACTGCCACTAGACTGAAAATGATAAGGAAAGATTatgttgtttttccttgcaaGTATAAATTCCTTCTGTGTTGACTCACAAACTGTGTGGAAATTTTATGGAAGACATTCTTGAAATATTGGAGCTCATCACTAAGAAACTAGCTAACAGCTACTTAAACAGCTAAACAGCTAAGAAACTAGTAGCTACCACCACAACTCCTTTAGAACAGAGTTCCATGGGACCTGATGGCACAATTTACATTAAAGACCAATATTTTGCAGTGTTCTTGATTTGATATTACAAGGTAATGGAAACAAAATTGTGATGTTCTTGCTCTTAAGCAGCACACCAACTTGAGCAACACCAAGATGAAGCCGGAAACGGTTATATCCCAAATTCAGAGGGAAATGTAAGAAACAGTTCTTAGGGAACTGACATAATCATTaaatctattttcattttttaacaagGGTATCTCAATGACTCTTTGGCAGTCTTCTACCACAACTATTAAACAGCAGTATATATTCTTCATACAACACATTAACAGAACTCTAAATAAAAGTAGGGAAATTATTTATTGCCAGAGATGGTATATTAAAGCTGCTGGAGAAAACACctatgtttttttctcaaacaGAACACCAGCTTAATCAACACCAAGAAGAAGCTGGAAACAGACATTGCCCAAATTCAGGGTGAAATGGAAGACACCATCCAGGAAGCCCGCAATGCTGAAGAGAAGGCCAAGAAGGCCATCACAGATGTGAGTTGGGGTCTCCTTTCACTGATGATGGTGgatttatcccccccccccaaaaaaaaaaaaaatgtcttcagctGCACAACGCCTTTGATTCTTTCTTCTCCAGGCGGCCATGATGGCAGAAGAGCTGAAGAAGGAGCAGGACACCAGTGCTCACCTGGAAAGAATGAAGAAGAACCTGGACCAGACAGTGAAGGACCTGCAGCACCGTCTGGATGAGGCAGAGCAGCTGGCCCTGAAAGGAGGCAAGAAGCAAATCCAGAAGCTGGAGGCCAGAGTGCGTGGGGCTGGTATTTGTGCACAAGTGAGCATGTCCCTTGGAGAGGTACCGGAGAAGCTCCAAAGACAGATTTTTCATTGCAGGTGCGGGAGCTGGAAGGGGAGGTTGATGCTGAGCAGAAGCGCAGCGCTGAAGCTGTGAAGGGTGTGCGCAAGTACGAGAGGAGGGTGAAGGAGCTGACCTACCAGGTAAGGGagaagaggtgtttttttttgtggttacaCACCCTTCTCTCTGGAGTTGAATATGTTAGCATAGTGC contains:
- the LOC119713220 gene encoding myosin-1B, coding for MSTDADMAIFGEAAPYLRKSEKERIEAQNKPFDAKSSVFVVHAKESYVKSTIQSKEAGKVTVKTEAGETLTVKDDQIFSMNPPKYDKIEDMAMMTHLHEPAVLYNLKERYAAWMIYTYSGLFCVTVNPYKWLPVYNPEVVLAYRGKKRQEAPPHIFSISDNAYQFMLTDRENQSILITGESGAGKTVNTKRVIQYFATIAASGDKKKEEQSGKMQGTLEDQIISANPLLEAFGNAKTVRNDNSSRFGKFIRIHFGATGKLASADIETYLLEKSRVTFQLKAERSYHIFYQIMSNKKPELIEMLLITTNPYDYQYVSQGEITVASINDQEELMATDSAIDILGFTPDEKTAIYKLTGAVMHYGNLKFKQKQREEQAEPDGTEVADKAAYLMGLNSADLLKALCYPRVKVGNEYVTKGQTVQQVYNSVGALAKAVFEKMFLWMVVRINQQLDTKQPRQYFIGVLDIAGFEIFDFNSLEQLCINFTNEKLQQFFNHHMFVLEQEEYKKEGIDWEFIDFGMDLAACIELIEKPMGIFSILEEECMFPKATDTSFKNKLYDQHLGKSNNFQKPKPGKGKAEAHFSLVHYAGTVDYNITGWLEKNKDPLNETVVGLYQKSSLKTLALLFASVGGAEAESGGGGKKGGKKKGSSFQTVSALFRENLNKLMSNLRSTHPHFVRCLIPNETKTPGAMEHELVLHQLRCNGVLEGIRICRKGFPSRILYADFKQRYKVLNASAIPEGQFIDSKKASEKLLGSIDVDHTQYKFGHTKVFFKAGLLGLLEEMRDEKLAQLITRTQARCRGFLMRVEFQKMMERRDSIFCIQYNIRAFMNVKHWPWMKLFFKIKPLLKSAESEKEMANMKEEFEKTKEELAKSEAKRKELEEKMVSLLQEKNDLQLQVQAEADGLADAEERCDQLIKTKIQLEAKIKELTERAEDEEEMNAELTAKKRKLEDECSELKKDIDDLELTLAKVEKEKHATENKVKNLTEEMASLDETIAKLTKEKKALQEAHQQTLDDLQAEEDKVNTLTKAKTKLEQQVDDLEGSLEQEKKLRMDLERAKRKLEGDLKMAQESTMDLENDKQQLDEKLKKKDFEISQIQSKIEDEQALGMQLQKKIKELQARIEELEEEIEAERTSRAKAEKHRADLSRELEEISERLEEAGGATAAQIEMNKKRESEFQKMRRDLEEATLQHEATAAALRKKHADSTAELGEQIDNLQRVKQKLEKEKSELKMEIDDLASNMESVSKAKANLEKMCRSLEDQLSEIKTKEEEQQRTINDISAQKARLQTESGEYSRQVEEKDALISQLSRGKQAFTQQIEELKRHLEEEIKAKNALAHALQSARHDCDLLREQYEEEQEAKGELQRALSKANSEVSQWRTKYETDAIQRTEELEEAKKKLAQRLQDAEEHVEAVNAKCASLEKTKQRLQNEVEDLMIDVERSNAACAALDKKQKNFDKILAEWKQKYEETQAELEASQKESRSLSTELFKMKNAYEESLDHLETLKRENKNLQQEISDLTEQIAEGGKAIHELEKVKKQIEQEKSELQAALEEAEASLEHEEGKILRIQLELNQVKSEIDRKIAEKDEEIDQLKRNHLRIVESMQSTLDAEIRSRNEALRLKKKMEGDLNEMEIQLSHANRQAAEAQKNLRNTQGVLKDTQIHLDDALRTQEDLKEQVAMVERRANLLQAEIEELRAALEQTERSRKVAEQELLDASERVQLLHTQNTSLINTKKKLETDIAQIQGEMEDTIQEARNAEEKAKKAITDAAMMAEELKKEQDTSAHLERMKKNLDQTVKDLQHRLDEAEQLALKGGKKQIQKLEARVRELEGEVDAEQKRSAEAVKGVRKYERRVKELTYQSEEDRKNVLRLQDLVDKLQMKVKSYKRQAEEAEELSNVNLTKFRKIQHELEEAEERADIAESQVNKLRAKSREIGKAESEE